A genomic segment from Equus przewalskii isolate Varuska chromosome X, EquPr2, whole genome shotgun sequence encodes:
- the PQBP1 gene encoding polyglutamine-binding protein 1 isoform X1, with product MERWARRGGLVGLVPTMPLPVALQTRLAKRGILKHLEPEPEEEIIAEDYDDDPVDYEATRLEGLPPSWYKVFDPSCGLPYYWNVDTDLVSWLSPHDPNSVVTKSAKKLRSSNTDAEEKLDRSHEKSDRGHEKSDRGHEKSDRGHEKSDRGHEKLDRGHEKSDRDRERGYDKVDRERERDRDRDRDRGYDKADREESKERRHHRREELAPYPKSKKAASRKDEELDPMDPSSYSDAPRGTWSTGLPKRNEAKTGADTTAAGPLFQQRPYPSPGAVLRANAEASRTKQQD from the exons ATGGAGCGCTGGGCCCGCCGGGGAGGATTG GTCGGTCTGGTACCCACTATGCCGCTTCCCGTTGCGCTACAGACCCGCTTGGCCAAGAGAGGCATCCTCAAACATCTTGAGCCCG AACCGGAGGAAGAGATCATTGCCGAGGACTACGACGATGATCCTGTGGACTATGAGGCTACCCGGTTGGAGGGCCTGCCACCAAGTTGGTACAAAGTGTTCGACCCATCCTG CGGGCTCCCTTACTACTGGAATGTGGACACAGACCTCGTGTCCTGGCTCTCCCCACATGACCCCAACTCCGTTGTTACCAAATCTGCCAAGAAGCTCAGGAGCAGTAACACAG ATGCTGAAGAGAAGCTGGACCGGAGCCATGAGAAGTCAGACCGGGGCCATGAGAAGTCAGACCGGGGCCACGAGAAGTCAGATCGGGGCCACGAGAAGTCAGACCGGGGCCACGAGAAGTTAGACCGGGGCCACGAGAAGTCTGACCGAGACCGAGAGCGAGGCTATGACAaggtggacagagagagagagcgggACAGGGATCGGGACCGGGACCGTGGGTATGACAAGGCAGACCGAGAAGAGAGCAAAGAACGGCGCCACCATCGCCGGGAGGAGCTAGCTCCCTACCCCAAGAGCAAGAAGG CGGCGAGCCGGAAGGATGAAGAGTTAGACCCCATGGACCCCAGCTCGTACTCGGATGCACCCCG GGGCACGTGGTCAACCGGACTCCCCAAGCGGAACGAGGCCAAGACGGGTGCAGATACGACAGCAGCTGGGCCCCTCTTCCAGCAGCGCCCCTACCCGTCCCCAGGGGCTGTGCTCAGGGCCAACGCCGAGGCCTCCCGAACCAAGCAACAGGACTGA
- the PQBP1 gene encoding polyglutamine-binding protein 1 isoform X2: MPLPVALQTRLAKRGILKHLEPEPEEEIIAEDYDDDPVDYEATRLEGLPPSWYKVFDPSCGLPYYWNVDTDLVSWLSPHDPNSVVTKSAKKLRSSNTDAEEKLDRSHEKSDRGHEKSDRGHEKSDRGHEKSDRGHEKLDRGHEKSDRDRERGYDKVDRERERDRDRDRDRGYDKADREESKERRHHRREELAPYPKSKKAASRKDEELDPMDPSSYSDAPRGTWSTGLPKRNEAKTGADTTAAGPLFQQRPYPSPGAVLRANAEASRTKQQD; the protein is encoded by the exons ATGCCGCTTCCCGTTGCGCTACAGACCCGCTTGGCCAAGAGAGGCATCCTCAAACATCTTGAGCCCG AACCGGAGGAAGAGATCATTGCCGAGGACTACGACGATGATCCTGTGGACTATGAGGCTACCCGGTTGGAGGGCCTGCCACCAAGTTGGTACAAAGTGTTCGACCCATCCTG CGGGCTCCCTTACTACTGGAATGTGGACACAGACCTCGTGTCCTGGCTCTCCCCACATGACCCCAACTCCGTTGTTACCAAATCTGCCAAGAAGCTCAGGAGCAGTAACACAG ATGCTGAAGAGAAGCTGGACCGGAGCCATGAGAAGTCAGACCGGGGCCATGAGAAGTCAGACCGGGGCCACGAGAAGTCAGATCGGGGCCACGAGAAGTCAGACCGGGGCCACGAGAAGTTAGACCGGGGCCACGAGAAGTCTGACCGAGACCGAGAGCGAGGCTATGACAaggtggacagagagagagagcgggACAGGGATCGGGACCGGGACCGTGGGTATGACAAGGCAGACCGAGAAGAGAGCAAAGAACGGCGCCACCATCGCCGGGAGGAGCTAGCTCCCTACCCCAAGAGCAAGAAGG CGGCGAGCCGGAAGGATGAAGAGTTAGACCCCATGGACCCCAGCTCGTACTCGGATGCACCCCG GGGCACGTGGTCAACCGGACTCCCCAAGCGGAACGAGGCCAAGACGGGTGCAGATACGACAGCAGCTGGGCCCCTCTTCCAGCAGCGCCCCTACCCGTCCCCAGGGGCTGTGCTCAGGGCCAACGCCGAGGCCTCCCGAACCAAGCAACAGGACTGA